The Streptomyces sp. NBC_01276 genome contains the following window.
GAAGGGCTTGGTGACGTAGTCGTCGGCGCCCGCGTCGAGGGCCTCGACCTTCTCGTCGGAGCTGTGCCGGGCGGAGAGCACCAGGATCGGCACCCTGGTCCAGCCCCGCAGCCCCCTGATCACCTCGACCCCGTCCATGTCGGGCAGGCCGAGGTCGAGGACGACCACGTCGGGGTGGCGGGCCGCCGCGAGTTCCAGGGCCTGGGCCCCGTCGGCCGCGGCGTCGACCTCGTACCGGCGCGCCTTCAGGTTGATCACGAGGGCTCGGACGATCTGCGGCTCGTCGTCCACCACGAGCACCCGGGTCATTGGGGTCCTGCTTTCTGTCGTTCGGAGTGGTCCCCAGCTCCCTTCGGAGCCGGGGCCGGTGTCTGTCCCGCGCGTGCCGCGGAGGCCGCCCCCACGGCCTCCGCCCCGTCCGCGGCCGGGGCGTCCCGGGTCGCCGCGCGCAGGGTGAGCACCATTGTCAGCCCGCCCCCGGGCGTGTCCTCGGCGGCGAGGGTGCCGTCCATCGCCTCGGCGAAGCCCCGGGCCACGGCCAGCCCGAGGCCCACCCCGGTGCCGCGCGGGGCGTCCCCGTACCGCTGGAAGGGGGCGAAGATCCTGTCCTTGGCCTCGTCCGGCACCCCGGGCCCGCGGTCCACGACCCGGACCTCGACCCGGTCGCCGAGGAAGCTGGCCGCGACGAGCACGGGTTGCCCCCGGGGGCTGTACTTGACGGCGTTCTCCACGACGTTGGCCACGCTGCGCTCCAGCAGCCCCGGGTCCACGGCCACCATCGGCAGGGATTCCGGGACGTCCAGCAGCACGCTGTCGTCCGGTACGCCGCCCAGCGCCATCGGGACCACCTCGTCGAGGTCGATCTCCCGGATCAGCGGGGTCACGGTACCGGTCTGGAGGCGGGACATGTCCAGCAGGTTGCCCACGAGGTGGTCCAGCCGGTCGGCGCCGTCCTCGATCCCTTCGAGCAGCTCGGCCCGGTCCTCCTCGGACCACTCCACGTCATCGGAGCGCAAGGACGACACCGACGCCTTGATGGAGGCCAGGGGCGTCCGCAGGTCGTGGCTGACGGCGGCCAGCAGGGCCGTCCGGATCCGGTTGCCCTCGGCCAGCCGACGGGCCTCCTCGGCCTCCCCGACGAGCCGCTGGCGGTCCAGCACCACGGCGGCCTGGGCGGCGAACGCGCCGAGCACCCGGCGGTCCTCGGCGGGCAGCACCCGGCCGGACAGGGCCAGGGCCATGTGGTCGCCGATCGGCATGTCCACGTCGGCGTCCTCGGGCCGGGCGGCCGGGTTCGGGCCCACGCTGCAGGCCCGGGTCCAGGGCTCGACGTCCCCGGCCCGCTCCAGCAGGGCCACGGACTCCATCGCGAAGGTCTCGCGCACCCGCTCCAGCAGCGCGTCCAGGGCGGTCTCGCCGCGCAGCACGCTCCCGGCCAGGAAGGAGAGGATCTCGGACTCCGCGCGCAGCCGGGCCGCCTGGTGCGTGCGCCGGGCCGCCAGGTCCACCACGGACGCGACCGAGACCGCGACCCCGAAGAACACGACGATGGCCATGATGTTGCGCGGGTCGGAGATCGTGAACCGGTGTACCGGAGGGGCGAAGAAGTAGTTCAGCAGCAGCGAGCCGAGGGCGGCCGAGGCCAGGGCCGGCCAGAGTCCGCCCACCAGCGCGGCCGCCACCGTCAGGGCCAGGAAGAGGAGCATCTCGTTGGCCAGGCCCGGGTTCGCGTTGATGTGCGTGAGCAGGACGCACAGCAGCGCCGGGAGGACCACCCCGACCAGCCAGCCGGCCACGACCCTGGACCGTCCGAGCCGGGCGGTCGAGCGGGCCACCGGCAGCCCGCGGCCCCTGGCCACCTCCTCGTGGGTGACGATGTGCACGTCGAGGTCGGGACCCGAGTCGCGGGCCACGGTGGCGCCCACGCCCGGCCCGAGCACGTACTGCCAGGCCTTGCGGCGGCTGGAGCCCAGCACGACCTGGGTGGCGTTGACCCCGCGGGCGAATTCCAGGAGGGATTCGGGGATGTTGTCGCCGATCACATGGTGAAACGTTCCGCCAAGGTCTTCGACCAGGGTCCGCTGGACCGCGAGCTCCTTCGGCGAGGCCGAGGTGAGCCCGTCGCTGCGGGCGATGTAGACGGCGAGGACCTCGCTGCCGGAGGCCTTGGCGGCCATCCGGGAGGCCCGCCGGATCAGCGTGCGCCCCTCCGGACCGCCGGTGAGCCCGACGACGATCCGCTCACGGGCCTGCCAGGTCGAGCGGATGCCGTGCTCGCCCCGGTACTCCTGGAGGTACTCGTCCACCCGGTCGGCCACCCACAGCAGCGCCAGCTCGCGCAACGCGGTGAGGTTCCCGGGCCGGAAGTAGTTCGACAGGGCCGCGTCGACCTTGTCGGGCCGGTAGATGTTGCCGTGGGCCATCCGGCGGCGCAGGGCCTGTGGGGACATGTCGACGAGCTCGATCTGGTCGGCCCGCCGGACCACCTCGTCCGGGACGGTCTCGCGCTGGCGCACCCCGGTGATCGACTCGACCACGTCGCCGAGCGACTCCAGGTGCTGGATGTTGACGGTGGACACCACGTCGATCCCGGCCCGGAGCAGTTCCTCGACGTCCTGCCAGCGCTTGACGTTGCGCGAGCCGGGGACGTTGGTGTGGGCGAGCTCGTCCACCAGAGCGACGGCCGGCCGCCGCGCCAGCACCGCGTCCACGTCCATCTCGGTGAAGGAGGCACCGCGGTACGCGAGCTCTCTGCGCGGCACCTGTTCGAGTCCGTGCAGCACCACCTCGGTGCGCGCCCGCCCGTGGTGCTCGACGAAGCCGACGACGCAGTCGCCGCCCCGCTCCACCCGGCGGTGGCCCTCCGAGAGCATGGCGTACGTCTTGCCCACACCGGGTGCCGCGCCGAGATAGATCCTTAGCCTGCCGCGTCCCATGCGCTCATTCTCCGGGACATCACCGCAGTTCACGCACCGATCGGTCGCCCCGGACCCATCCCTGACGCATCCCTGACGCGCCGGATGCCCGGCACGCGGGGCCGGTGGGGCACGAAGGCCGGCGGGCCGGCACCGGGGAGCACGAAGGCCGGCGGGCCCCGCACCGTGGAGTGCGGGGCCCGCCGGCCACGAGCGGAGCCCCGGGGACCTCACGGTCCCCCGGGGTCCCCGACGGTCAGCGGACCTCGGTGATCTCCGGGCCGCGCTCCAGCTGGCCCATGCCGCCGGAGAAGCGGGAGCCCTCCTGGTCCTCGGCCGTCTGCACACCGTCCGGCACCATCTGGGCGTCGTTCGGCAGCTTCAGGACGATGGGGTCGCGCGGGGCCATCGGGCCCTCGCCGCGCAGGACGACGGTCTCCCGGAAGATGTTCTCCAGCACGCCGGCCGACTCCGGGCGCACCGCGCCCTGGCCGGAGATGACACCGCGCAGGAACCAGCGGGGGCCGTCGACGCCGACGAAGCGCACCAGCTGGGCGCCCGTCTGGCCGTCGGGCAGCGGAACGGGGACCTGCGCGCGCAGCTCCCAGCCCAGCGGGCCCTCGACCTCGTCGATGATGCCGCCCTGCTGGGTGATCCCCGAGGCGATCTCCTCGCGGACCTCGCCCCAGATGCCCTCCTTCTTGGGCGCGGCGAAGGCCTGGAGCTGCACCGCGCTGTCGCCGAGGACCACGGTCGCGGCCACGATCGCGTCCCCGGCGACCTCGACGCGCAGTTCCATGCCCTCGACACCGGGTACGAGGATGCCGCCCAGGTCGACCCGGCCCTCGGCCGGGTTGCCGGGCACCTCGGAAACGTCCCACGGGCCGTCGGGACGCGGGGCCGGAGGCAGGTTCAGCCTGCGCGGCTTGGCGGAGTCGAGTCCATCGGCCGGCTCATCGGCGCGCACGCCGTCGACCTGCTCGGCCGCGCCGCCGTCCTTGACGGAGTCGTTCTTCTTGCGACGTCCGAACACGTCACTGTCCTTCCCGGTCGGTTACGACCGAAGCGTAGCCATTCCCACCCTGCTGACCAGCGCCGGATCCGGCCACGGCCGCATGACCGCCGGTGGAGCCGAACCCCCCGTCGGCCCGGGCCGAGCCGGGAAGCTCCTCCACCTCGTGGAAGCGCACCTTCTCGACCCGCTGGACAACCAGCTGGGCAATGCGGTCGAAACGCTCGAACCTGACGCTCTCGCGAGGGTCGAGATTGACCACGATCACCTTGATTTCCCCACGGTACCCGGCATCCACCGTCCCCGGGGCATTCACGAGCGCGAGCCCGCAGCGGGCGGCCAGGCCCGAGCGCGGGTGCACGAAGGCGGCGTACCCGTCGGGCAGCGCGATGGAGACGCCGGTGGGCAGCACGGCCCGCTCCCCGGGTTCCAGCTCGGCGGCGACCGTGGTCACCAGGTCGCAGCCGGCGTCGCCGGGGTGACCGTAGGACGGGAGGGGCACCTCGGGGTCGACTCGGCGGATCAGCACGTCGACGTCATGACGGGGTGCGTGGTTGTTCTGGGGCATCAGGGGTTCACCTCGAAGGCGCGGGTGCGCCTGACCTGGTCCGGGTCGGCCATCGCCGCCCGGATCTCCTCGGGCCGACCGTTGTCGATGAAGTGGTCGACCTTCACCTCGATGAAGAGCGCGTCCGCGCGGACGGCGACCGGGCCGTCCGGGCCGCCTATCCGGCCCACCGCCGTGGAGTAGATCTTCCGTCCGGCGACGGCGGTGACCTCGGCCTCCAGGTACAGCACGGTGCCCACGGGCACGGGCCGCACGAAGTCCGTCTCCAGCCGGCCGGTCACCGCGATCACGCGCAGCAGCCAGTTCAGGGAGCCGAGCGTCTCGTCGAGCGCGGTCGCCAGGACCCCGCCGTGGGCGAGTCCGGGCGCGCCCTGGTGAGCGGGCCTGACGGTGAACTCGGCGGTGATGCGCACGCCCTCGCCCGCGCGGGCCTCCAGATGGAGCCCGTGCGGCTGCCCCCCGCCGCACCCGAAGCAGTGTTCGTAGTGCGCGCCGAGGAGCTCGCCGGGTGCCGGTGCGTCGGGATGCCGGACCGGCGCGGCGGCATCGGCCGGGGGCGTCAACGCTGTGTTTCGTCCACTCACAGCCGCTGACCTTACCCGCGCGGCTACCCGCCGGTCGCCTCGTGGGAGGCTTGGGTGTATGCAGCTCTCCCCCGCGCACCACGACGAACGACTGTCCGCCCCCCGCTCCTGGTGGGGCGTCGCCGCCCTGACCGGGCTGGCGTGCGCGCTGACGCTGCTCCCGCTGGGCACCCTGCCGCTGCTGGCAGGGCTGGTCGGCGGAACGGCACTGGCGGCGCTGCTGGTCAGTTCGTACGGTTCCGCGCGCGTGCGCGTGGTGAACGGCTCGCTGGCGGCGGGCGAGGCGCGGATCCCGGTGACGGCGCTCGGCGAACCGGAGGTCCTGGAGGCGGAGGAGGCCCGCGCCTGGCGCACGTACAAGGCCGACGTCCGCGCCTTCATGCTGATGCGCAGCTACGTGCCCACGGCGGTCCGCGTCGAGGTCACCGACCCGGCGGACCCGACGCCCTACGTGTACGTGTCCACCCGCGAGCCCCGGGCCCTGGCGGCGGCCATCCGCGCGGCGCAGGACGTCCCGGCCACCGGCGCCTGAGGGCGGCCCCGGTCCCCCGGCGGGGTCACGGTCCGGGGTCAGGTCCGCGGTCCGGGACCGCGTTACGGCGGCGGGCTTTCAGTGCCGCTCGCGCTCCGGGCCCTCCAGTGCGGGCCTGCGTGCCCCGGGAAGGGGCTGGGAGGGGCCGTCAAGGGGCGGGGACTGCGGGAGGTACTCCCAGGGCACGGCCCGTCTGCGCAGGTCCGTACGCACCTTGTCGGCGAGTTTCCGGGTGTCCCGGCGGTT
Protein-coding sequences here:
- the dut gene encoding dUTP diphosphatase; its protein translation is MPQNNHAPRHDVDVLIRRVDPEVPLPSYGHPGDAGCDLVTTVAAELEPGERAVLPTGVSIALPDGYAAFVHPRSGLAARCGLALVNAPGTVDAGYRGEIKVIVVNLDPRESVRFERFDRIAQLVVQRVEKVRFHEVEELPGSARADGGFGSTGGHAAVAGSGAGQQGGNGYASVVTDREGQ
- a CDS encoding DUF3710 domain-containing protein, whose translation is MFGRRKKNDSVKDGGAAEQVDGVRADEPADGLDSAKPRRLNLPPAPRPDGPWDVSEVPGNPAEGRVDLGGILVPGVEGMELRVEVAGDAIVAATVVLGDSAVQLQAFAAPKKEGIWGEVREEIASGITQQGGIIDEVEGPLGWELRAQVPVPLPDGQTGAQLVRFVGVDGPRWFLRGVISGQGAVRPESAGVLENIFRETVVLRGEGPMAPRDPIVLKLPNDAQMVPDGVQTAEDQEGSRFSGGMGQLERGPEITEVR
- a CDS encoding DUF4118 domain-containing protein, with amino-acid sequence MGRGRLRIYLGAAPGVGKTYAMLSEGHRRVERGGDCVVGFVEHHGRARTEVVLHGLEQVPRRELAYRGASFTEMDVDAVLARRPAVALVDELAHTNVPGSRNVKRWQDVEELLRAGIDVVSTVNIQHLESLGDVVESITGVRQRETVPDEVVRRADQIELVDMSPQALRRRMAHGNIYRPDKVDAALSNYFRPGNLTALRELALLWVADRVDEYLQEYRGEHGIRSTWQARERIVVGLTGGPEGRTLIRRASRMAAKASGSEVLAVYIARSDGLTSASPKELAVQRTLVEDLGGTFHHVIGDNIPESLLEFARGVNATQVVLGSSRRKAWQYVLGPGVGATVARDSGPDLDVHIVTHEEVARGRGLPVARSTARLGRSRVVAGWLVGVVLPALLCVLLTHINANPGLANEMLLFLALTVAAALVGGLWPALASAALGSLLLNYFFAPPVHRFTISDPRNIMAIVVFFGVAVSVASVVDLAARRTHQAARLRAESEILSFLAGSVLRGETALDALLERVRETFAMESVALLERAGDVEPWTRACSVGPNPAARPEDADVDMPIGDHMALALSGRVLPAEDRRVLGAFAAQAAVVLDRQRLVGEAEEARRLAEGNRIRTALLAAVSHDLRTPLASIKASVSSLRSDDVEWSEEDRAELLEGIEDGADRLDHLVGNLLDMSRLQTGTVTPLIREIDLDEVVPMALGGVPDDSVLLDVPESLPMVAVDPGLLERSVANVVENAVKYSPRGQPVLVAASFLGDRVEVRVVDRGPGVPDEAKDRIFAPFQRYGDAPRGTGVGLGLAVARGFAEAMDGTLAAEDTPGGGLTMVLTLRAATRDAPAADGAEAVGAASAARAGQTPAPAPKGAGDHSERQKAGPQ
- a CDS encoding PaaI family thioesterase, yielding MSGRNTALTPPADAAAPVRHPDAPAPGELLGAHYEHCFGCGGGQPHGLHLEARAGEGVRITAEFTVRPAHQGAPGLAHGGVLATALDETLGSLNWLLRVIAVTGRLETDFVRPVPVGTVLYLEAEVTAVAGRKIYSTAVGRIGGPDGPVAVRADALFIEVKVDHFIDNGRPEEIRAAMADPDQVRRTRAFEVNP
- a CDS encoding DUF3093 domain-containing protein, giving the protein MQLSPAHHDERLSAPRSWWGVAALTGLACALTLLPLGTLPLLAGLVGGTALAALLVSSYGSARVRVVNGSLAAGEARIPVTALGEPEVLEAEEARAWRTYKADVRAFMLMRSYVPTAVRVEVTDPADPTPYVYVSTREPRALAAAIRAAQDVPATGA